Proteins encoded by one window of Oligoflexia bacterium:
- a CDS encoding SEC-C metal-binding domain-containing protein produces the protein MQPGRNDPCPCGSEKKFKKCCFMNNEPKAEDLFWHRQHSMRNELIIKIMKHVATVYGRDAINEAWNEFNLTENELFNQNTHHIQIFMPWFFYNWTPDRPDSNLNSAAPDVPPARSLLDSKDGRHLDALEREYIEACFASSFSFFEILNCNPGHGFELKIFSPAKNSMLWKKVDQCLPELATLFLDNPLLLVT, from the coding sequence ATGCAACCAGGACGTAACGATCCATGTCCGTGTGGAAGTGAAAAGAAATTCAAAAAGTGCTGCTTTATGAACAACGAGCCAAAAGCTGAAGATCTCTTTTGGCATCGACAGCACTCCATGCGCAACGAGCTGATTATAAAAATCATGAAGCATGTCGCGACAGTTTACGGAAGAGACGCGATCAATGAAGCTTGGAATGAATTTAATTTGACCGAAAACGAGTTGTTTAATCAAAACACCCATCACATTCAAATATTCATGCCTTGGTTTTTTTATAATTGGACGCCTGACAGACCAGATTCCAATTTGAATTCAGCTGCGCCAGATGTTCCGCCCGCAAGATCCTTGCTGGATTCTAAAGACGGGCGGCATCTTGACGCTCTGGAGCGCGAATATATAGAAGCCTGTTTTGCTTCGTCTTTTAGTTTTTTTGAAATTCTAAACTGCAATCCAGGCCATGGATTTGAGCTAAAAATATTTTCACCGGCGAAAAACTCAATGTTGTGGAAAAAAGTGGATCAATGCCTGCCAGAATTGGCGACATTGTTTTTGGACAACCCGTTACTCTTAGTAACCTAA
- the lptE gene encoding LPS assembly lipoprotein LptE, producing MKHVSFLISILITMTACSSYQFGNARRAMPGGYDRVSVPMFINKTHEVGIESYFTESLRTEFERSKIAKITPKNDAQVILEGVVMSVSFTPGLPVSAQSRETEQPAIVAPDTKDSRGRSNPLPVNTILSKEYSTVVTVKVVAKKVSDNSILWEGTFNGQGAYLGPLIGTPGLNASDAIYNQNSRQSTVSRIAKDMMSEAHDRLTENF from the coding sequence TTGAAACATGTTAGTTTTTTAATTTCAATTTTAATAACAATGACTGCTTGCTCAAGCTACCAATTTGGAAATGCTCGCCGTGCCATGCCGGGTGGTTATGATCGTGTATCGGTACCAATGTTTATAAATAAAACACACGAAGTTGGAATTGAATCTTATTTCACTGAAAGTCTACGTACAGAATTTGAGCGTAGTAAGATTGCTAAAATTACCCCAAAAAATGATGCGCAAGTTATTCTTGAAGGTGTAGTTATGAGTGTGAGTTTTACACCGGGCTTGCCTGTTTCTGCTCAATCACGTGAAACTGAGCAACCTGCAATTGTTGCACCTGATACGAAAGATTCGCGAGGCAGAAGTAATCCATTGCCTGTGAATACAATCTTGAGTAAAGAATATTCTACTGTAGTGACGGTAAAAGTTGTCGCAAAAAAAGTTTCTGATAATTCTATTTTATGGGAAGGAACCTTTAATGGCCAAGGGGCTTATTTAGGGCCACTGATTGGTACACCAGGGTTAAATGCTTCAGATGCTATTTATAATCAAAATTCAAGGCAATCAACAGTCTCACGTATTGCTAAAGATATGATGTCAGAAGCGCACGATCGATTGACGGAGAATTTTTAA
- a CDS encoding type II toxin-antitoxin system RelE/ParE family toxin: MRKLEVYITKNGREPFTEWFEHQDKVTRGRIISYLERVSLGAAKKNIKPLGNGVFEVKIDYGPGYRVYFGLVGKVIVLLLLGGHKGSQNRDIEQAKMYWREYESK, translated from the coding sequence ATGAGGAAACTTGAGGTCTATATAACTAAAAACGGAAGGGAACCTTTTACCGAATGGTTTGAGCATCAGGATAAGGTTACTAGAGGTAGAATTATTTCCTATCTTGAAAGAGTATCACTTGGCGCGGCAAAGAAAAATATCAAGCCCCTCGGAAATGGCGTTTTTGAAGTTAAGATTGATTACGGTCCCGGTTACCGAGTGTATTTTGGATTAGTAGGAAAAGTGATCGTTTTACTTTTACTTGGCGGTCACAAAGGGAGCCAAAACCGAGACATCGAGCAGGCTAAAATGTACTGGAGGGAATATGAATCGAAGTAG
- a CDS encoding PilZ domain-containing protein, with protein sequence MSADILNGTPHRRFPRRLFRHSVGLLAHAEYNIVHGIEVGEGGMLVESNGPIKNADHIVVNFYIPKKGFVSVTGVVVYIKPANEKRGPAYGVQFNNLTFENKRMIRDYIADKTSEEVSLKNSRLETADEL encoded by the coding sequence ATGAGTGCAGATATACTCAATGGCACTCCACATCGAAGATTTCCAAGGCGCCTTTTTAGACATTCCGTAGGCTTACTCGCGCATGCTGAGTACAATATTGTTCATGGAATTGAAGTGGGCGAAGGTGGGATGCTCGTAGAATCAAATGGTCCGATTAAAAATGCGGATCACATCGTAGTTAATTTTTATATTCCAAAAAAAGGTTTTGTTTCAGTGACTGGCGTTGTTGTTTACATCAAGCCAGCCAATGAAAAAAGAGGTCCTGCCTATGGAGTGCAATTCAATAACTTGACGTTCGAAAACAAGCGAATGATCAGAGATTATATTGCTGACAAAACCTCAGAGGAAGTTTCGCTCAAAAATTCAAGACTTGAGACTGCTGACGAGCTTTGA
- the rpsT gene encoding 30S ribosomal protein S20, giving the protein MATHISAEKRARQTKRRTVRNDTISSSLKTFEKKVRAAYEAKDGKAAIEALKNFAAQFDKAASKGIVHVKKAARKVGRLSKLVSSLKS; this is encoded by the coding sequence ATGGCAACCCATATTTCAGCTGAAAAACGTGCCCGTCAAACCAAACGTCGTACTGTTCGAAATGACACGATTTCATCATCGCTTAAAACCTTTGAGAAAAAAGTAAGAGCCGCTTACGAAGCGAAAGATGGAAAAGCTGCTATTGAAGCACTCAAAAATTTTGCTGCACAATTTGATAAAGCTGCAAGCAAAGGGATTGTTCACGTAAAGAAAGCTGCACGCAAAGTAGGCAGACTTTCAAAGCTCGTCAGCAGTCTCAAGTCTTGA
- the holA gene encoding DNA polymerase III subunit delta, whose protein sequence is MSSVDSKLLAQQLDRGQIASLYFLHGEETFMVDESLEKIKEKVLTGGAADFNYSVFYASDADVESICDAVETLPMMSQRRLVIVKQAQDLSASELERLTVLVEKPVESTCLVLVASKADMRKKFFKLFESKGVMVKFQKPFENQLNPWITYIAKKYSKELSPEAAELLKESVGSNLTDINNELCKAAQYVGERSRIEVDDIRATVSRIRVHTVFELVNCMGNGDCANSFTHLAHLLDSGQNEVGVLAMIIRHFRILMLCQEALREGLSQAQIASRVGVHGFFVKEYIDQARKQDFKQLIQIYDVLLDTDRALKSNPLSSHLWLENLVLQACRQATPESTSPKVSY, encoded by the coding sequence ATGAGTTCAGTTGATTCAAAACTTTTAGCACAACAATTAGACCGAGGTCAGATTGCCTCACTTTATTTTCTTCATGGTGAAGAAACATTCATGGTTGATGAGTCATTAGAAAAAATTAAAGAAAAAGTTTTAACAGGTGGTGCTGCTGATTTTAATTATTCTGTTTTTTATGCCAGTGATGCAGATGTTGAGAGCATTTGTGACGCTGTTGAAACACTCCCCATGATGTCTCAAAGGCGCTTAGTCATCGTAAAACAGGCTCAAGATCTCTCTGCTTCAGAACTCGAAAGATTAACAGTTTTGGTTGAAAAACCGGTTGAGAGCACTTGCCTTGTGCTAGTGGCTTCAAAAGCTGATATGCGAAAAAAGTTTTTTAAACTTTTTGAATCAAAAGGTGTAATGGTAAAGTTTCAAAAGCCATTTGAGAATCAGCTCAACCCATGGATCACCTATATTGCAAAAAAATATTCCAAGGAATTATCGCCAGAAGCAGCTGAGCTACTTAAAGAATCTGTTGGCTCAAATTTAACTGATATCAATAATGAATTATGTAAAGCCGCTCAGTATGTCGGCGAGCGAAGTCGTATCGAAGTGGATGATATTCGTGCAACGGTGAGTCGTATACGTGTGCATACAGTGTTTGAACTTGTTAACTGCATGGGTAATGGTGATTGCGCAAATTCTTTCACCCACTTAGCGCATCTCCTCGATAGTGGTCAAAATGAAGTTGGTGTTTTGGCCATGATCATCAGGCATTTTAGAATTTTAATGCTTTGCCAAGAGGCGCTGCGCGAAGGTTTAAGTCAGGCTCAAATTGCAAGTCGTGTGGGAGTTCATGGTTTTTTTGTAAAAGAATATATCGACCAAGCACGCAAACAAGATTTTAAACAGCTTATTCAAATTTACGATGTGCTTTTAGATACAGATCGCGCGCTTAAATCAAATCCACTTTCCAGTCATCTATGGCTTGAGAATCTTGTACTTCAGGCTTGTCGTCAAGCGACGCCAGAATCTACCTCCCCCAAAGTCAGCTATTAA
- a CDS encoding MscL family protein → MKEFFLFLKNYGVIGLAIAVVIGGKLNEFVTSLVSDLLMPVIFQPALKAANVDDIRKLNFNGIYYGKLISSAIDFLIVGLVVFLFAKYVLKETSVAKK, encoded by the coding sequence ATCAAAGAATTTTTTTTATTTTTAAAAAATTATGGGGTTATCGGGCTAGCCATTGCCGTGGTTATCGGCGGCAAACTTAATGAGTTTGTGACAAGTCTTGTGAGTGATCTGTTGATGCCTGTTATTTTTCAACCAGCACTTAAGGCAGCCAACGTCGACGATATTCGCAAACTCAATTTCAATGGCATTTACTACGGAAAACTCATCAGTTCAGCGATTGATTTTTTAATTGTAGGACTAGTCGTATTTCTATTTGCCAAATATGTTCTAAAAGAAACAAGCGTTGCCAAAAAATAA
- a CDS encoding helix-turn-helix transcriptional regulator yields MRLSRSVSQERAALMIGCSESAIGHYETGRMDISELRLKQFLKTYRYGKDDFDEYMNGRPIPISLKDECVGLLNKLDETKLKAVHSVLLGFTA; encoded by the coding sequence ATGCGTTTATCCCGAAGTGTTTCACAAGAGCGAGCGGCCCTTATGATTGGGTGTTCAGAATCCGCAATCGGTCATTACGAGACAGGAAGAATGGACATCTCTGAACTTCGATTGAAACAATTTTTAAAGACTTACCGATACGGTAAGGACGATTTTGATGAGTATATGAATGGTCGTCCCATACCGATTAGCCTCAAAGATGAATGCGTCGGTTTATTAAATAAACTGGACGAAACGAAACTTAAGGCTGTTCACTCAGTCTTACTAGGATTCACCGCATGA
- the murJ gene encoding murein biosynthesis integral membrane protein MurJ, whose amino-acid sequence MQDQSLKDLQDSERKQVAVSAFWVALGTMTSRVLGLMRELVIAHYFSRTATDAFFVAFRLPNLFRRIFGEGALTVSFIPVLTDFLKNDDKKGARELVSSVFTLLFVVLSILTILGTYFASPTVTLLSGSDEFLAIPGKLELTIHQARIMFCYIMLVSFYAFAMGILNTLKIFWLPAVAPALWNISLLTGVIFFRDRFEISSDVLAWATVVGGFLQLGLLIPALKRSGFFPRFRKWWGNPAVNRVLRAMGPSILGLSVMQLGVLINTYFASSLEEGSNSWIFYADRLLELPLSIFAVSLGTVTLPALSAFWSRGDVDGMGKASMHAVRLSLFMAIPCAAGLFMLSHEIIYSLYEHGKFTAHDTLMTGSVLKVYGIGVIFATCVRVFAPAFYAMKNTWLPALAAAIALTCHVFIASVFTKMYGVTGLAASSTISGAINFLILIIAYQKLVVSLDWRTLTIAVSKFILASLVLMGVSLIYGPLSLILGPDHWARVVCLLVTVTASALAYFLTSWLLKVPELTETLGEFQKRIKSKFKRK is encoded by the coding sequence TTGCAAGATCAATCTCTGAAGGATTTACAAGATAGTGAGCGAAAACAAGTAGCGGTTTCTGCTTTTTGGGTAGCCCTGGGAACCATGACCAGTCGAGTGTTGGGGCTCATGCGCGAGCTTGTAATTGCCCATTACTTCTCAAGAACTGCTACTGACGCATTTTTTGTAGCTTTTAGACTCCCCAATCTATTTCGTCGTATTTTTGGTGAAGGAGCACTTACTGTGAGCTTCATTCCTGTGCTCACAGATTTTCTTAAAAATGATGATAAAAAAGGTGCGCGAGAGCTCGTCTCCTCTGTTTTTACACTCTTATTTGTTGTGCTTTCGATCCTTACAATCTTGGGCACTTATTTCGCAAGCCCCACGGTGACATTGCTCAGTGGTAGTGATGAGTTCTTAGCAATTCCAGGAAAATTAGAACTCACCATTCATCAAGCGCGCATTATGTTTTGTTACATCATGCTTGTAAGTTTTTACGCGTTTGCCATGGGGATTCTAAACACACTTAAGATCTTTTGGCTTCCGGCCGTGGCACCCGCACTTTGGAATATTTCTCTTTTAACAGGAGTCATATTTTTTCGAGACCGATTTGAGATTTCAAGTGATGTTCTTGCTTGGGCAACTGTTGTGGGAGGTTTTTTACAACTTGGTTTATTAATACCAGCACTCAAGCGCTCAGGGTTTTTTCCGCGATTTAGAAAGTGGTGGGGAAACCCTGCTGTAAATCGAGTCCTTCGCGCAATGGGTCCAAGTATTTTGGGCCTTTCGGTAATGCAACTTGGGGTTTTAATTAATACATATTTTGCCAGTAGCCTTGAGGAAGGTAGTAATTCTTGGATTTTTTATGCTGATAGACTTTTAGAACTTCCACTTTCAATTTTTGCAGTAAGCCTTGGAACTGTCACTCTACCAGCACTATCTGCATTTTGGTCTCGAGGTGATGTTGACGGTATGGGAAAAGCCAGCATGCACGCAGTGCGCTTAAGTCTTTTCATGGCCATACCGTGTGCAGCGGGGCTATTTATGCTTTCCCATGAAATTATTTATTCACTTTATGAACACGGAAAATTTACGGCACACGACACACTTATGACTGGTTCAGTTCTTAAAGTTTATGGAATCGGAGTAATATTTGCCACATGTGTGCGTGTTTTTGCTCCTGCATTTTACGCCATGAAAAACACATGGCTTCCAGCATTAGCTGCGGCGATTGCTTTAACTTGTCATGTGTTTATTGCGTCAGTGTTTACGAAGATGTATGGCGTAACTGGCTTAGCAGCAAGTTCGACAATAAGTGGGGCTATAAATTTTTTGATTCTTATTATCGCTTATCAAAAACTTGTGGTTTCACTTGATTGGCGTACTTTGACTATTGCAGTTTCTAAGTTTATTCTCGCAAGCCTTGTACTCATGGGTGTTTCGCTTATTTATGGACCACTTTCTTTAATATTGGGGCCAGATCATTGGGCTCGAGTGGTTTGTCTTTTGGTTACAGTAACTGCTTCGGCTTTAGCTTATTTTCTAACTTCGTGGTTGTTGAAGGTCCCAGAACTCACCGAAACATTAGGCGAATTTCAAAAGCGCATTAAATCAAAATTTAAACGGAAATAA
- the leuS gene encoding leucine--tRNA ligase, which produces MTRTGFEYVPTEIEPKWRKKWQEAKLFDVEFNPDLPKKYVLEMFPYPSGRIHMGHVRNYSIGDVMARFFRMKGYNVLHPMGWDAFGLPAENAAIQNKVHPRKWTYENIANMKAQINLLGVSYDWRREVTTCDSDYYRWEQMMFLRMLREGLAYREKRPLNWCPSCQTVLANEEVGDGQCWRCDSKVEIKEMNQWFLRITKYADELLEGIKGLNEWPDRVRIMQTNWIGKSEGAEIDFTIEKQTSKIRVFTTRPDTLMGATSIILAPEHALVSELAKNTVQEKDVKAFIDKMKNTDKDERSSETAEKLGVFTGSYAIHPLSGEKIPIWIANFVLTDYGTGALMAVPAHDIRDFAFAQKYNLPIKKVVQKTKEKDDDTELPFTDDGFSINSDEISGLTTKDAKKKIIQILTAKKVGTSKINFRLRDWGISRQRYWGTPIPIIHCAKDGIVEVPESELPIRLPENVEFKGTGGSPLAQDPQWQNVKCPKCGGDAKREADTMSTFIESSWYYARYCSVKHGESAVNKADCDKWLSIDHYVGGVEHATLHLIYIRFFHKLMRDWGWVQGDEPVKQLICQGMVYKDGAKMSKSKGNVVDPDDLVAKLGADTARLFVLFAGPIEKDLEWNDQGVEGCFRFLSRVYRLSLNSNQQLQGIKYPDSVTSAEAKKLQHLLHKTVKNVSCDIERDFSYNTAISFMMEFVNYLYLIDLAKADTQTLGVFKKSIETLVLMISPFAPHMSDELWEALGHKGFTLNESWPGFNEEFAKVSEREIVFQINGKIKDRMQCADGTSDDELKNLAMANTKIKDALSGAQPKRVIVVPNKLVNIVV; this is translated from the coding sequence GTGACGCGCACAGGCTTTGAATATGTTCCTACAGAAATAGAACCAAAATGGCGAAAAAAATGGCAGGAAGCTAAGCTATTTGATGTCGAGTTTAACCCTGACTTACCTAAAAAATATGTTTTAGAAATGTTTCCCTATCCCTCAGGGCGCATTCACATGGGGCATGTTCGTAATTATTCAATCGGTGATGTGATGGCCCGCTTTTTTAGAATGAAGGGGTATAATGTATTACATCCCATGGGTTGGGATGCTTTTGGTTTGCCTGCCGAAAATGCTGCTATTCAAAATAAAGTTCACCCACGTAAATGGACATACGAAAACATTGCCAATATGAAAGCCCAAATTAATCTTTTGGGTGTTAGCTATGATTGGCGCCGAGAAGTAACAACGTGCGACTCAGATTATTATCGTTGGGAGCAAATGATGTTCTTGCGCATGCTGCGCGAGGGACTCGCTTATCGTGAAAAAAGACCTTTGAATTGGTGCCCCAGTTGTCAAACTGTACTTGCCAATGAAGAAGTGGGTGATGGTCAATGCTGGCGCTGTGATTCAAAAGTTGAAATCAAAGAAATGAATCAATGGTTTTTAAGAATCACAAAATATGCTGACGAATTACTTGAAGGAATAAAAGGCCTTAATGAATGGCCTGATCGCGTGCGTATCATGCAAACCAATTGGATCGGAAAATCAGAAGGCGCTGAAATAGATTTTACTATTGAAAAACAGACTTCAAAAATTCGTGTGTTCACTACAAGGCCCGATACTTTAATGGGAGCGACATCCATCATTTTGGCTCCTGAACATGCTCTTGTGAGTGAGCTTGCAAAAAATACTGTACAAGAAAAAGATGTAAAAGCGTTTATCGATAAAATGAAAAACACAGATAAAGATGAACGGTCTTCTGAGACAGCAGAAAAGTTAGGTGTTTTTACTGGGAGCTATGCAATACATCCGTTGAGTGGAGAAAAAATCCCCATCTGGATCGCAAACTTTGTACTTACTGATTACGGTACAGGTGCTTTGATGGCTGTCCCTGCACATGACATTCGTGATTTTGCATTTGCTCAAAAGTATAATTTGCCCATTAAAAAAGTCGTACAAAAAACAAAAGAAAAAGATGACGATACCGAGTTGCCATTCACTGATGACGGTTTTTCGATCAATTCAGATGAAATTTCGGGCCTCACTACGAAAGATGCTAAGAAAAAAATCATTCAAATTTTAACTGCCAAAAAAGTAGGTACATCAAAAATAAATTTTAGGCTCAGGGATTGGGGCATTAGTCGCCAACGTTATTGGGGCACACCTATCCCCATTATTCATTGTGCAAAAGATGGAATCGTCGAAGTGCCCGAAAGTGAATTGCCGATTCGATTGCCAGAAAATGTTGAATTCAAAGGCACCGGAGGATCACCCTTAGCCCAAGATCCTCAATGGCAAAATGTTAAATGTCCAAAGTGTGGTGGCGATGCAAAACGTGAAGCTGACACCATGTCGACATTTATTGAATCAAGCTGGTATTATGCACGTTACTGTTCAGTAAAACACGGTGAGAGTGCAGTAAATAAAGCTGATTGCGATAAGTGGTTATCCATTGATCACTATGTGGGCGGAGTCGAACATGCAACACTTCATTTAATATATATTCGGTTTTTTCATAAACTTATGCGTGATTGGGGATGGGTTCAGGGCGATGAACCCGTGAAACAACTTATCTGCCAAGGCATGGTTTATAAAGACGGCGCTAAAATGAGTAAATCAAAAGGCAATGTCGTTGACCCTGATGATTTGGTGGCAAAACTAGGAGCCGATACCGCAAGATTATTTGTTCTCTTTGCAGGTCCAATTGAAAAAGATTTAGAATGGAATGATCAAGGTGTAGAGGGCTGTTTTAGATTTTTAAGTCGAGTTTATCGCTTGTCTTTAAATTCGAATCAGCAGCTGCAAGGTATTAAGTATCCAGATTCAGTAACAAGTGCAGAGGCAAAAAAGCTTCAACATCTTTTGCATAAAACTGTAAAAAATGTGAGCTGCGATATTGAAAGAGATTTTAGTTACAATACGGCTATTAGTTTTATGATGGAATTTGTGAATTATCTTTATCTCATTGATTTGGCTAAGGCTGATACCCAAACCTTAGGGGTGTTTAAAAAGAGTATTGAAACTTTAGTACTGATGATTTCTCCATTTGCTCCACATATGAGTGATGAATTGTGGGAAGCACTGGGGCATAAAGGATTCACGCTTAATGAATCATGGCCAGGGTTCAATGAAGAATTCGCTAAGGTATCAGAGCGAGAAATAGTATTTCAAATTAACGGAAAAATAAAAGATCGCATGCAGTGTGCTGATGGTACAAGTGATGATGAGCTTAAAAACTTAGCGATGGCTAATACCAAAATCAAAGATGCACTGAGTGGAGCTCAGCCCAAGCGTGTGATTGTTGTTCCAAATAAACTTGTTAATATTGTAGTTTAA
- a CDS encoding alanine--glyoxylate aminotransferase family protein, with amino-acid sequence MAPGPSMIPERILLEMAQPSIHHRTKQFESILDDVRKQLKLVFQTTQEVIPLTCSGTGGMEAVIANCFSPGDKVLVIRAGKFGERWSEQCTRYGLNVINYDVQWGDVSDLNILKGLLEKNTDTKGVLCQACETSTGTFQPIEKIGNLIKTMPNTLFMVDAITALGITDIKTDAWGIDAIVTGSQKAFMLPPGLAMVCLSIKAWAFAEKAKLPRFYFDLREELKALKKNQTHFTPAVSLIRGLNVALEMMLTEGLDKLFARHRRLAEATRESMKAIGLSILSKAPSDSITAIVSPQGIDSDKIVQRLSDHYNISIVGGQDRLKGKIFRLGHMGYCGDFDVISMVAATEMALKDLGLNIDVGTATAVATKILHKNLK; translated from the coding sequence ATGGCCCCCGGGCCGTCAATGATCCCTGAACGTATTCTTCTTGAGATGGCTCAACCTAGCATCCATCATCGTACAAAGCAGTTTGAATCGATCTTAGATGACGTTAGAAAACAGCTCAAGCTCGTTTTTCAGACCACCCAAGAGGTAATTCCACTTACCTGTTCGGGTACTGGGGGCATGGAGGCCGTAATCGCTAATTGTTTTTCTCCGGGCGATAAAGTTTTAGTCATTCGCGCTGGGAAGTTTGGTGAGCGCTGGTCTGAACAGTGTACTCGCTACGGATTAAACGTCATCAATTACGATGTTCAGTGGGGAGATGTTAGCGATCTCAATATACTTAAAGGTTTGCTTGAAAAAAATACGGATACAAAAGGTGTTTTATGTCAGGCATGTGAAACATCGACTGGAACATTTCAGCCCATTGAAAAAATCGGAAACCTTATAAAAACCATGCCCAACACCCTTTTCATGGTTGATGCCATCACAGCACTAGGCATCACTGATATTAAAACCGATGCATGGGGCATCGATGCCATAGTTACAGGGTCACAAAAAGCATTTATGTTGCCACCAGGACTTGCCATGGTGTGTTTGAGCATAAAAGCATGGGCGTTTGCTGAGAAAGCAAAGCTACCTCGATTTTATTTTGATTTGCGCGAAGAATTAAAAGCTTTAAAGAAAAATCAAACCCATTTTACTCCAGCTGTATCGCTTATTCGAGGGCTTAATGTGGCACTTGAAATGATGCTTACTGAAGGTCTTGATAAACTTTTTGCACGGCATCGAAGACTCGCAGAAGCCACGCGTGAATCAATGAAGGCCATAGGCTTAAGCATTTTATCAAAGGCACCGTCTGATAGCATCACAGCCATAGTTTCGCCTCAAGGTATAGACTCAGATAAAATTGTTCAGCGCCTATCAGATCACTACAATATTTCAATTGTAGGTGGGCAAGACCGCCTTAAAGGCAAAATTTTTAGGCTTGGGCACATGGGATATTGCGGCGATTTTGATGTCATCAGCATGGTTGCCGCCACAGAAATGGCGCTTAAAGATTTAGGCTTAAATATTGATGTGGGCACAGCCACTGCTGTAGCAACAAAAATTCTTCATAAAAATCTCAAATAA
- a CDS encoding adenylosuccinate synthase, translated as MSGIVVVGAQWGDEGKGKVVDVFSSQADVVVRYQGGNNAGHTLVVNGQKTVLHLIPSGILHKRCTCVIASGVVLDAEVLIGEIKALKEKGILKASKQLLISDGATLIMPYHKIIDQSREERLGNEKIGTTGRGIGPAYEDRASRKAILFRDLFDSDVLRQKLNVALEEKNFLIENYFKKPALDIEELHAKFTALGKQLEEHRLADPSLLTATALKKKKKVLFEGAQGTLLDLLHGTYPYVTSSSTVAGSACTGVGLGPSHMSKVIGITKAYTTRVGTGPFPTELHDETGELLQKKGNEFGATTGRRRRCGWLDLVALKYAIRVNGLTSLALMKIDVLTGFDELNVAVAYKLNGKTIHEIPTSAAELEQVKPVYKKFPGWSQSLDGVRKKSKLPKAAQNYIKFIEKFVGVGCDIISTGPDRAETIWVKPLFK; from the coding sequence GTGTCTGGAATCGTCGTCGTGGGCGCCCAATGGGGCGATGAGGGTAAAGGTAAGGTTGTTGACGTTTTCTCAAGCCAAGCAGATGTTGTTGTACGCTATCAAGGCGGAAACAATGCCGGTCATACTCTCGTTGTAAATGGTCAAAAAACAGTACTTCATCTTATTCCATCAGGAATTTTACATAAACGCTGCACATGTGTAATTGCCAGCGGAGTCGTACTCGATGCCGAAGTATTAATAGGTGAAATCAAAGCTCTTAAAGAAAAAGGAATTTTAAAAGCATCAAAGCAACTTTTGATCTCTGATGGCGCCACCTTGATTATGCCCTATCATAAAATTATTGATCAAAGCCGTGAAGAGCGTTTAGGAAATGAAAAAATTGGAACCACCGGCCGAGGCATTGGCCCCGCCTACGAAGATCGAGCTTCAAGAAAGGCCATCCTTTTTAGAGATCTCTTTGATTCTGATGTCTTACGCCAAAAACTCAATGTTGCGCTTGAAGAGAAAAACTTCCTTATTGAAAACTATTTTAAAAAGCCAGCACTCGATATTGAAGAACTTCACGCTAAGTTCACAGCCCTTGGAAAACAACTTGAAGAACATAGACTCGCTGACCCTAGCCTTCTCACGGCAACAGCTTTAAAAAAGAAGAAAAAAGTCCTCTTTGAAGGTGCTCAAGGTACTCTTTTAGATCTACTTCACGGGACATACCCTTATGTTACATCTAGTAGCACCGTTGCTGGCTCTGCTTGCACGGGCGTTGGCTTAGGCCCCTCCCATATGAGTAAGGTTATTGGAATTACAAAAGCCTACACAACTCGCGTAGGAACAGGGCCATTTCCCACTGAACTTCATGATGAAACAGGTGAATTACTTCAAAAAAAGGGCAATGAATTTGGAGCAACCACAGGGCGAAGACGTCGCTGCGGGTGGCTTGATCTTGTTGCGCTAAAATACGCCATTCGAGTCAATGGCCTGACTTCTTTGGCATTGATGAAAATCGACGTTCTCACAGGCTTTGATGAACTAAACGTTGCGGTGGCGTATAAACTTAATGGCAAAACCATTCATGAGATTCCCACCTCTGCAGCAGAACTTGAGCAGGTGAAACCGGTGTATAAAAAGTTCCCGGGATGGTCGCAAAGCCTTGATGGAGTGAGAAAAAAATCAAAACTTCCAAAGGCTGCACAAAACTATATTAAATTTATCGAAAAGTTTGTAGGTGTAGGTTGCGATATTATTTCAACCGGGCCTGACAGAGCAGAGACAATTTGGGTGAAGCCCCTATTTAAGTAA